The region GGTCAAAATCACAAAATGAAAGGCGGCAGCGAAACAGCCGCCCTTCATTTCATGATTTTGAAGAAGGCTAGCAGCGCGCACTAGCCTTCTTCGCCGTTGTTCGTCACTTGATCGTCGCAGCGAATTGTTCATACTCTTTCCGGTTGGTCGGAACTTTCACTTCACCTTTGATGATTTTTTGCTTCCATTCGTCAACTGTTTTTAACACGTTCTCCGGAATGTTGTCTTGCGTCGGGGCAATGCCGACCCCATTTTCCGGCAACCCGTACTCAATCGTTTTGCCGCCTGGGAAGTCGCCCTCTTTCGCCCGTTTCGCCGTGTCATAGACAGCGACGTCGACGCGTTTCACCATCGAAGTGAGCGTTACGTTGTACGTTTTGCCGCCGACTTTCACTTCTCCCTCCGGCGCTTGGTCTTTGTCAACACCGATGACCCAAATTTCGCGGTTTGGATCTTTCTTCTTCAAATCTTTCGCTTCCGAGAAGACGCCGTTCCCAGTCGCTCCAGCTGCATGGTAGATGATGTCGATGCCAGACGCGTACATGCTCGAGGCGATCGCTTTCCCTTTATCCGCTTGGTCGAACGCCCCGGCGTATTGCACTTCCACAGTCGCCTTCGGATTGACCGCTTTCACGCCGGCGCGGAATCCGCTTTCGAATTTTTCGATCAACGGAATCTCCATCCCGCCGACAAAGCCGATTTTATTCGTTTTCGTCATCAGCCCAGCGACAACGCCGACAAGGAACGAGCCTTCATGCTCCTTGAACGTGATGCTGGCGACATTCGGCTCGTCAACGACGGTGTCGACAATGGCGAAATGTTTTTTCGGGTTTTGCTTGGCGACCTCTTTCACCGCATCGCCCATCAAATACCCGATGCCGTAAATCAAGTCAAAGTCGCTGCGCACGAGCTTGTTTAAATTCGTCGCGTAATCGGCGTCGCTCGATGACTGCAAATAGTCATAGCCGCCGCGGCCTTTTTCAAGTCCATTGTCTTTGCCGAACTTTTGAAGCCCTTCCCAAGCCGACTGGTTGAACGATTTGTCATCAATGCCGCCGACGTCGGTGACCATAGCGACGCTGAACGTATCTTTCTGATTGCCGCCTCCCGCATTGTTGCCGGCTTGTCCGCAGGCGCTAAGCAGCGTGCCGGCGGCAAACAGGACGGACAACACCAACCCGATTCGCTTTTTCACATTCATTACCCCCTAGCTTGAAAATTTGTTCCTTAATTAGTATAAAGCTTCCGCTCTCTTTCTATGTACCCATTTTCACCCCCTTAAAAGCTGAACCGCTTCCGCATGACATGGAAGCTGAACTTGTCGGAGCGGAAGTAGTTGACGGAATAAAAAATCGGCTCATCGTTTTTATCGAAATGCATTTGCTTGAGCACAAGCAGCGCCGTTTCCGGGTCGCATTGCAAAATCGGCGACACTTTTTCATGATAGCCGAGCGGCACGATGCGCGCGACCGCATAGGCGATATCACGATGCGTTTGGTTGTGCAAGTTTTCAAACAGCGACTCATGTTCATAGGAGATGCCCTTCGGCAAATATTTACATAAAATTTTATCCAAACAATAAACGACTGGCTCCCCATCGGCGGTGCGCACCCGCTCGATGAGCAACAAATTCTCGTCCGGCCGGCATTGGAAGCGGCGCATATCGTCTTCCGTCGGCTGTTGGATGGAGGAAGACAAAAAAATCGTTCCTGGCTTGCGCCCCGCTTGACGAATCATATCCGTGACGCTTGAGAGCTGCTCGATGCCGGACGTAAACAGCGGACGGGCGTTGACAAACGTTCCGACGCCGTGGCGGCGGATGATGATGTTTTCTTCTTCAAGCACCCGCAGCGCTTCCCTCAATGTCGCCCGGCTGACGCCAAGCTGTTTGGCGAGTTCAAACTCGGACGGCAGTTTTTGCTTTTCTTTGTACACTCCCGTTTCAATATCGCGCTTGATGCGATCAATCACTTGCAAGTAAAGGTGGCGGCTGTCTGATTTGATTGACATGACAACGTCCTCCGTGTTACGCATTCCCGTTGAGATCAGACCTCTGACATTAGACATATAACCTTTTTGAGATTACTATATCATTTTTTACTGGGCAAATAAATAGGTGATATCAAATTTTGTCGAAGAAAAAGAAATAGGATTGGTAACGCTTCCAATAAGATGTATGATTGAGCGGGCAGGCTTTTTTCGCCCGCCCTTTTTCCCATTTATGATGTCTTTTTTAAATCTTCCTTCGACCAAAGAACGGCGCGCGGCTTGCTTCCTTCATACGGGCCGACGACGCCGCGCTCCTCCATGGCATCAATGAGCCGAGCGGCGCGATTGTAACCGATGCGGAAGCGGCGCTGCAGCATCGAGACGGAGGCGCTTTGCATTTCAACGACAAGACGGACTGCTTCATCGTACAACTCGTCTTCAAGAGCTGAGGAAGAGGGTTCGCTGTCTTCGACGAACATCTCCTCATAATATTGCGCCTGCTGCTGTCCGATGACAAACCGAACGACTTCTTCCACCTCTTGGTCGGAGACAAACGCCCCTTGGACGCGCACTGGTTTTGAGGCCCCCATCGGCAAAAACAGCATATCGCCGCGGCCGAGCAGTTTTTCCGCCCCGCCCATATCCAAAATGGTGCGCGAGTCGATTTGCGATGATACACTGAAGGCGATGCGCGACGGAATGTTCGCTTTGATGACGCCGGTGATGACGTCCACCGACGGGCGCTGGGTGGCGATGATCAAATGGATGCCAGCGGCGCGCGCCATTTGCGCCAAACGGGTAATCGCCTCTTCCACATCCGAGGAAGCCACCATCATCAAGTCGGCCAATTCGTCGATGATCACGACGATGTATGGCAAAAGCGGCTGCTGTTCCGACGCCGTTTCGTTATGGTGGCGGATATGCTCGTTATACCCTTCAATGTTGCGCGTGCCGGTATGCGAGAACAGCTCGTAGCGCCGCTCCATTTCTTGGACGACTTTTTTCAGCGCCTGGGCCGCTTTTTTCGCGTCGGTGACGACTGGCGTCAATAAATGAGGAACACCGTTGTACACACTTAACTCGACCATTTTCGGATCGATCATCATCAGCTTCACCTCATGCGGCTTCGTGCGCATGAGCAGGCTGACGATAATGCCGTTGATGCAGACGCTTTTGCCGCTGCCGGTCGCGCCGGCGATCAACAAATGCGGCATTTTGTTTAGTTCCGCAGCGACGACTTCACCGGAAATGTCGCGCCCAAGCGGAATCAAAAGCTTCGCCTTGTCCCTTGTATGCTCAATGGCTTCCAGCACTTCGCGCAGCGAAACAGTGGCGATCTCTTCATTTGGCACTTCGATGCCGATCGCGGACTTGCCGGGGATCGGCGCTTCAATGCGAATGTCTTTCGCCGCCAAAGCGAGCGCCAAATCGTCGCTCAAACTGACAATTTTGCTCACTTTCACCCCGACGTCCGGATACACTTCATATTTCGTCACCGCCGGACCGAGGTGCACTTGCGTCACTTTCGCCTTGACGCCGAAGCTTTGGAACGTTTTCTCCAGTTTTCGCGCGTTGGCGTAAATGTTCGCATGATCGGCCGATTGCCCGGCCGGCTTCGGCAGGCGAAGCAAATCAAGCGGCGGCAGGTCGTAATTGGTGTTTTCATGCTCGGAAAACGCAAGCGGCGGCGCCGGTTTGTCCTCCTCCCCCCCACTGTCGCCTTCCACCAGTGGATTCTTCTCTTCTTCCGGCTCAGCGGCCGACCGGACCGCAGCAAAATCGGAAATGATCGGCGGCGGGGAAAACAGTTCCTCATCCGGCTCGACGCTGCTTGCTTCAGCCGGCTCGTCTTCCCGCTTTGCAGCCGCCCGCCGTGAGCGTCGGCTTCGTCCGCCGCTTTCCTTGCGCTTCCTCCCCGCCCGCCATTGCTTTATATCTTCGACAAACGCCAACCATTCTTTTCGCACAAACGCTGCGGCAAAAGCAACCCATTTGCCGGCTGTCTCGCGCAGCGATTTCCCGGTCAGCACGACAAAGCCGACGATGAACAGAAGGAAACAAATCCATTTCGTCCCGGGCGAATCGAACAGCTGGTAGCTGGCGGCAAATAACAGCGCGCCGACCATTCCGCCCCCTAAATCCACATCGGCCGCCTTGCCGCTTGCTTCGTTCCAAAACAGCCCCCACGTCGTCCGAATGATGCTCGGATCAAGCTCGCCGCGCCGCGACATGAGTTCAAACAGCTTGTCATGGCTCAAAAGCAGGAGCGCCGCGGCGATGGACGAAGCGCCGACAAACGGGCGGCCCGTCCATGACGGCCACTCCCTCCGCCACATGAGGATGAGCGATAATATGAAAAGTCCGCCTACTAATAGCATGTACCATTCGCCGAAAAAAAAGCGACCCACAAGCACGAGCGTCTCCCCGACAAGCCCGAGGCGGGCCATCGCAACGACGGCGACCGCGAGCAAGCCAAGTCCGATCAATTCAAAGCGGATTGTTTCCGTCCATGGCTGCGTTTTTGACGGCTTCCCTTTTCTTCTTCGCTTTCGTTTCGCCATGATCGTTCACTCCAGCATGAATGAATTGGCAAGCCGGAAAAAAGCAGCCAACAATGGCTGCTTTTTTCCGTTTGTTTACTATTATATCATGAACGGCCGAACAATTCATTACGATGTTGCCGCAGAAGTCGGAAATCGCGCCCCAGGTGCATATTTGGCGTTTAAAAAATGGAACGGATTCGTGCTTAAGTTTTGCACGATTTCATATTCTCCCGTTTCTACAGATTGGACGAGAAACGGAATGCCATCGTAATACACCATTTTCCGCTTCTCATAAACAGCGGCATCGACCGGAAAAATCAAATGTTCGGGCATGATCGTATACAAAATCATTGAATCATCTTCCCTTCCCCGTTTTTCCTCATCGCGATCAGCTCGCGCAGCTTCGCCATCGCTTGGGACACGCCCCCGACTTCATCGATGAGCCCGTACCGGACGGCGTCAGGTCCAACGACGTTCGTGCCGATGTCGCGCGTCAAATTGCCTTTGGAAAACATGAGCTCTTTAAACTTTTCCTCACTGATCTTCGAATGTTTCGTCACGAAGCGGACGACGCGCTCCTGCATTTTATCCAAGTACTCAAACGTCTGCGGTACGCCGATGACAAGCCCCGTCAAACGGATCGGATGAATCGTCATCGTCGCCGTCTCCGTGATGAACGAATAGTTGCACGACACAGCGATCGGCACGCCGATCGAATGGCCGCCGCCAAGCACAACGGAAACAGTCGGTTTCGAGAGCGAGGCGAGCATTTCAGCAATGGCGAGCCCTGCTTCCACATCGCCGCCGACCGTATTTAAAATGACGAGCAGTCCTTCAATTTTCGGGTTTTGCTCGATGGCCACAATCTGTGGAATGACGTGCTCGTATTTCGTCGCCTTGTTTTGCGGCGGCAGCTGAATATGCCCTTCAATCTGTCCGACGATGGTCAAACAATGAATATTCGTATCGGGATCCATTTGCGGGACATTCGTCTGCCCAAGCTGGGTGATGGTGGCAGTCGCTTCCTCGGCCTTTGTTTCCGGCTGTTCGCCCTCGGTTTCCGCTTGAAAATAACGTTCCTTCTCCATCCATTTCGTCTCCTTTCTTGTCGATCATACGCTTAGTATGGCCGAAAGAAAAAAGAAAAATGCCGGCAACGGCTGATCATTTCCGGCATTTTCCAGTCGACTTTGAGCATGATTGCATTATACTTCCATAATAATAGGCAAGATCATTGGTCTCCGCTTCGTTTTTTCAAATAAAAACTGGCCTAACGCTTCACGGATGTTCGCTTTCAACGACGACCATTCAAGCATGTATGATTCAAGGCAACGTTCGATGATTGCCGCCACCATTTTCTCCGCTTCCTCAAGCAGTGTCTCAGACTCGCGCATGTAGACGAACCCCCGCGAAATGATTTCCGGGCCGGCGGCGATCATTTTCGTTTCTTTATTCAGCGTGACGACGGCGATCAAAATGCCGTCCTGGGACAATAAGCGGCGGTCACGCAACACAATGTTGCCAACATCGCCAATGCCGAGGCCATCAATTAAAATGTTGCCGTACGGCACTTTGCCGCCGGGGCGGGCGGCGCCTCCGCGGAACTCGATCACTTCGCCTTTGTCGATTAAAAACGTCCGCTCCTCGGAGATGCCGACCGCCTTCGCCAACCGGGCATGCGCTTTTTGCATCCGATATTCCCCATGCACCGGAATAAAGTATTTTGGCTTCATTAAATTGAGCATCAACTTTAATTCTTCTTGGCAACCGTGCCCAGATACGTGCACTTGCCG is a window of Geobacillus kaustophilus DNA encoding:
- a CDS encoding BMP family lipoprotein; this encodes MKKRIGLVLSVLFAAGTLLSACGQAGNNAGGGNQKDTFSVAMVTDVGGIDDKSFNQSAWEGLQKFGKDNGLEKGRGGYDYLQSSSDADYATNLNKLVRSDFDLIYGIGYLMGDAVKEVAKQNPKKHFAIVDTVVDEPNVASITFKEHEGSFLVGVVAGLMTKTNKIGFVGGMEIPLIEKFESGFRAGVKAVNPKATVEVQYAGAFDQADKGKAIASSMYASGIDIIYHAAGATGNGVFSEAKDLKKKDPNREIWVIGVDKDQAPEGEVKVGGKTYNVTLTSMVKRVDVAVYDTAKRAKEGDFPGGKTIEYGLPENGVGIAPTQDNIPENVLKTVDEWKQKIIKGEVKVPTNRKEYEQFAATIK
- a CDS encoding FtsK/SpoIIIE family DNA translocase, which codes for MAKRKRRRKGKPSKTQPWTETIRFELIGLGLLAVAVVAMARLGLVGETLVLVGRFFFGEWYMLLVGGLFILSLILMWRREWPSWTGRPFVGASSIAAALLLLSHDKLFELMSRRGELDPSIIRTTWGLFWNEASGKAADVDLGGGMVGALLFAASYQLFDSPGTKWICFLLFIVGFVVLTGKSLRETAGKWVAFAAAFVRKEWLAFVEDIKQWRAGRKRKESGGRSRRSRRAAAKREDEPAEASSVEPDEELFSPPPIISDFAAVRSAAEPEEEKNPLVEGDSGGEEDKPAPPLAFSEHENTNYDLPPLDLLRLPKPAGQSADHANIYANARKLEKTFQSFGVKAKVTQVHLGPAVTKYEVYPDVGVKVSKIVSLSDDLALALAAKDIRIEAPIPGKSAIGIEVPNEEIATVSLREVLEAIEHTRDKAKLLIPLGRDISGEVVAAELNKMPHLLIAGATGSGKSVCINGIIVSLLMRTKPHEVKLMMIDPKMVELSVYNGVPHLLTPVVTDAKKAAQALKKVVQEMERRYELFSHTGTRNIEGYNEHIRHHNETASEQQPLLPYIVVIIDELADLMMVASSDVEEAITRLAQMARAAGIHLIIATQRPSVDVITGVIKANIPSRIAFSVSSQIDSRTILDMGGAEKLLGRGDMLFLPMGASKPVRVQGAFVSDQEVEEVVRFVIGQQQAQYYEEMFVEDSEPSSSALEDELYDEAVRLVVEMQSASVSMLQRRFRIGYNRAARLIDAMEERGVVGPYEGSKPRAVLWSKEDLKKTS
- a CDS encoding GntR family transcriptional regulator encodes the protein MSIKSDSRHLYLQVIDRIKRDIETGVYKEKQKLPSEFELAKQLGVSRATLREALRVLEEENIIIRRHGVGTFVNARPLFTSGIEQLSSVTDMIRQAGRKPGTIFLSSSIQQPTEDDMRRFQCRPDENLLLIERVRTADGEPVVYCLDKILCKYLPKGISYEHESLFENLHNQTHRDIAYAVARIVPLGYHEKVSPILQCDPETALLVLKQMHFDKNDEPIFYSVNYFRSDKFSFHVMRKRFSF
- a CDS encoding YlzJ-like family protein — protein: MILYTIMPEHLIFPVDAAVYEKRKMVYYDGIPFLVQSVETGEYEIVQNLSTNPFHFLNAKYAPGARFPTSAATS
- a CDS encoding ClpP family protease, with product MEKERYFQAETEGEQPETKAEEATATITQLGQTNVPQMDPDTNIHCLTIVGQIEGHIQLPPQNKATKYEHVIPQIVAIEQNPKIEGLLVILNTVGGDVEAGLAIAEMLASLSKPTVSVVLGGGHSIGVPIAVSCNYSFITETATMTIHPIRLTGLVIGVPQTFEYLDKMQERVVRFVTKHSKISEEKFKELMFSKGNLTRDIGTNVVGPDAVRYGLIDEVGGVSQAMAKLRELIAMRKNGEGKMIQ